A window of Mycobacteriales bacterium contains these coding sequences:
- the ligD gene encoding non-homologous end-joining DNA ligase has product MLATAGTLPTGAGWAYEFKWDGVRTLADSSASGLSLTSRLGNDVTVAYPELAGLARVAEDVLLDGEVVSLVEGRPSFSTLQSRMHVRRSAEARRLAAAAPVTYLAFDVLRLYGVDLTDRPFAERRATLERLEVAGAHWTVSPLFDDGEATARAATENGLEGVVAKRLSSVYRPGQRTNEWVKVRFSHRQEFVVGGWEHGEGGRTGGIGALLLGVYEGIFDGAALVYAGQVGTGFTGSALRTMEKRLRPSVVDSSPFAVMPADVRGRPITWVRPEVVVEVEFAEWTPDNRLRFASFQGVRTDKRPEEVVRE; this is encoded by the coding sequence ATGCTCGCGACCGCCGGGACGCTCCCCACGGGGGCGGGCTGGGCGTACGAGTTCAAATGGGACGGCGTACGCACCCTGGCCGATTCCAGCGCGTCCGGCCTCAGCCTGACCAGCCGGTTGGGCAACGACGTGACCGTCGCGTACCCGGAGCTGGCCGGCCTCGCGCGGGTGGCCGAGGACGTCCTGCTCGACGGCGAGGTGGTCTCGCTGGTCGAGGGGCGGCCGTCGTTCTCCACGCTGCAGAGCCGGATGCACGTCCGGAGGTCGGCCGAGGCGCGCCGGCTCGCGGCGGCGGCGCCGGTGACGTACCTGGCCTTCGACGTGCTGCGGCTCTACGGCGTGGACCTCACCGACCGGCCCTTCGCCGAGCGGCGGGCGACGCTGGAGCGGCTGGAGGTGGCCGGCGCGCACTGGACGGTCTCGCCGCTGTTCGACGACGGCGAGGCGACCGCGCGGGCGGCCACCGAGAACGGGCTGGAGGGCGTCGTGGCCAAGCGGCTGTCCTCGGTCTACCGGCCCGGGCAGCGTACGAACGAGTGGGTCAAGGTGCGGTTCTCACACCGGCAGGAGTTCGTGGTCGGCGGCTGGGAGCACGGCGAGGGCGGCCGCACCGGCGGGATCGGCGCGCTACTGCTCGGTGTGTACGAGGGCATCTTCGACGGCGCCGCCCTCGTCTACGCCGGCCAGGTCGGCACCGGCTTCACCGGCTCCGCGCTGCGCACGATGGAGAAACGGCTGCGACCGTCCGTAGTGGACAGCTCGCCGTTCGCCGTGATGCCGGCGGACGTGCGCGGTCGCCCGATCACCTGGGTACGCCCCGAGGTGGTGGTCGAGGTGGAGTTCGCCGAGTGGACGCCCGACAACCGGCTGCGGTTCGCCAGCTTCCAGGGCGTCCGGACCGACAAGCGACCTGAGGAGGTCGTCCGTGAGTAA
- a CDS encoding Ku protein: MRAIWKGAVSFGLVSIPVKLYTATEEKDVSFHQVHREDGGRIRYKRVCQVDGEEVAYADIAKGYELPSGETVVITDEDLADLPLTSSRVVDVLAFVPLEQVDPIYFAKSYYLEPDKTATKPYVLLRDALEKAESVALVKVAIRTRESLATLRVRDGVLVLETMVWPDEVRTPDFGFLDEDIKVRAQELAMAESLIESMSGDFDPDQYHDEYRGALEQVIEAKVEGREVVEQPVQEEETGSVVDLMAALRASVAAAKKGRGEGDGDAPAKKAPAKKAPAKKATAAKKAPAKKTAAKKTAAKKSA, from the coding sequence GTGCGTGCGATCTGGAAGGGCGCCGTCTCCTTCGGCCTGGTGAGCATCCCGGTCAAGCTCTACACCGCGACCGAGGAGAAGGACGTCTCGTTCCACCAGGTGCACCGGGAGGACGGCGGGCGGATCCGGTACAAGCGGGTCTGCCAGGTCGACGGCGAGGAGGTGGCCTACGCCGACATCGCCAAGGGCTACGAGCTGCCCTCGGGCGAGACCGTCGTCATCACCGACGAGGACCTGGCCGACCTGCCGCTGACGTCCTCGCGGGTGGTCGACGTGCTCGCGTTCGTGCCGCTGGAGCAGGTCGACCCGATCTACTTCGCCAAGAGCTACTACCTGGAGCCGGACAAGACCGCCACCAAGCCGTACGTGCTGCTGCGCGACGCGCTGGAGAAGGCCGAGTCGGTCGCGCTGGTCAAGGTCGCGATCCGGACCCGGGAGTCGCTGGCGACGCTGCGGGTCCGCGACGGCGTGCTGGTGCTGGAGACGATGGTCTGGCCGGACGAGGTCCGGACGCCGGACTTCGGCTTCCTGGACGAGGACATCAAGGTCCGCGCGCAGGAGCTGGCGATGGCCGAGTCGCTGATCGAGAGCATGAGCGGCGACTTCGACCCGGACCAGTACCACGACGAGTACCGGGGCGCGCTCGAGCAGGTCATCGAGGCCAAGGTCGAGGGCCGCGAGGTCGTCGAGCAGCCCGTCCAGGAGGAGGAGACCGGCTCGGTCGTCGACCTCATGGCGGCGCTGCGGGCCTCGGTCGCGGCGGCCAAGAAGGGCCGCGGCGAGGGCGACGGCGACGCGCCGGCGAAGAAGGCCCCGGCCAAGAAGGCGCCCGCGAAGAAGGCCACCGCGGCCAAGAAGGCGCCGGCCAAGAAGACCGCCGCCAAGAAGACCGCGGCGAAGAAGTCGGCCTAG